One Streptomyces sp. SAI-135 DNA segment encodes these proteins:
- the mmsA gene encoding multiple monosaccharide ABC transporter ATP-binding protein produces the protein MAGPVLEMRSIVKTFPGVKALSDVTLTVRQGEVHAICGENGAGKSTLMKVLSGVHPHGTYEGDILFEGELCSFKDIRASEQHGIVIIHQELALVPFLSIAENIFLGNEHAAGGFINWNETLKHATELLRRVGLTDHPETRIADIGVGKQQLVEIAKALSKKVKLLILDEPTAALNDEDSGKLLDLILELKKQGITSIIISHKLNEIRRVADSVTIIRDGRSIETLDVKAPETTEDRIITGMVGRDLDHRFPERTPYEGEVDAAPALEIRDWTVHHPIDQTRKVVDNVSINVRRGEIVGIAGLMGAGRTELAMSVFGRTYGRHAGGHVFKDGKEIRTKTVAEAVKHGIAYVTEDRKHYGLNLIDTINRNISLTALNKVAKRGVVDEHEERQVAERFRKSMNIKAPTVFEPVGKLSGGNQQKVVLSKWIFAGPEVLILDEPTRGIDVGAKYEIYTVIDQLAAEGKAVIFISSELPELLGMCDRIYTMAAGRLTGEVPRAEATQEVLMRQMTKDKEVTR, from the coding sequence ATGGCGGGACCCGTCCTGGAAATGCGCTCGATCGTCAAGACCTTTCCCGGCGTCAAGGCGCTGTCGGACGTCACACTGACCGTCCGCCAGGGCGAGGTCCACGCCATCTGCGGTGAGAACGGCGCCGGCAAGTCCACCTTGATGAAGGTGCTCTCCGGCGTCCATCCGCACGGCACCTACGAGGGAGACATCCTCTTCGAGGGCGAACTCTGCTCCTTCAAGGACATCCGGGCGAGCGAGCAGCACGGCATTGTCATCATCCACCAGGAGCTGGCACTCGTGCCGTTCCTGTCGATCGCCGAGAACATCTTCCTCGGCAACGAGCACGCCGCGGGCGGGTTCATCAACTGGAACGAGACGCTGAAGCACGCCACCGAACTGCTGCGCCGGGTGGGCCTGACCGATCACCCGGAGACCCGGATCGCCGACATCGGCGTGGGCAAGCAGCAGCTCGTGGAGATCGCCAAGGCGCTCTCCAAGAAGGTGAAGCTCCTCATCCTGGACGAGCCGACCGCGGCTCTGAACGACGAGGACAGCGGCAAACTCCTGGACCTCATCCTGGAGTTGAAGAAGCAGGGCATCACCTCGATCATCATCTCCCACAAGCTCAACGAGATCCGCCGGGTCGCCGACTCGGTCACGATCATCCGCGACGGGAGGTCCATCGAGACCCTCGACGTGAAGGCCCCGGAGACCACCGAGGACCGGATCATCACGGGCATGGTCGGCCGCGACCTCGACCACCGCTTCCCCGAGCGCACGCCTTACGAGGGCGAGGTGGACGCGGCCCCGGCACTGGAGATCCGCGACTGGACCGTCCACCACCCGATCGACCAGACGCGCAAGGTGGTCGACAACGTGTCGATCAACGTGCGGCGCGGGGAGATCGTCGGCATCGCGGGCCTGATGGGCGCGGGGCGCACCGAACTCGCGATGAGCGTGTTCGGGCGCACCTACGGCCGGCACGCGGGCGGTCACGTCTTCAAGGACGGCAAGGAGATCCGTACCAAGACCGTCGCCGAGGCGGTCAAGCACGGCATCGCCTACGTCACCGAGGACCGCAAGCACTACGGCCTCAACCTCATCGACACCATCAACCGCAACATCTCGCTGACGGCCCTGAACAAGGTGGCCAAGCGCGGTGTGGTCGACGAGCACGAGGAGCGGCAGGTCGCCGAGCGGTTCCGCAAGTCCATGAACATCAAGGCGCCGACCGTCTTCGAACCGGTGGGCAAGCTCTCCGGCGGCAACCAGCAGAAGGTCGTCCTCAGCAAGTGGATCTTCGCGGGTCCCGAGGTGCTGATCCTGGACGAGCCCACGCGCGGCATCGACGTGGGCGCCAAGTACGAGATCTACACGGTCATCGACCAGCTGGCCGCCGAGGGCAAGGCGGTCATCTTCATCTCCTCCGAGCTGCCGGAGCTGCTCGGCATGTGCGACCGCATCTACACCATGGCCGCCGGACGCCTCACGGGTGAGGTTCCGCGGGCCGAGGCCACGCAGGAAGTGCTGATGCGCCAGATGACGAAGGACAAAGAGGTAACGCGATGA
- the chvE gene encoding multiple monosaccharide ABC transporter substrate-binding protein — protein sequence MRTRRAALTAIAGAASLALTLSACGQNSEGGSEEKGGSTKGATIGIAMPTKSSERWITDGANVEKDLKAKGYKTKLVFGEDDPDQQVSQIENLITQGVKALVIAAIDNKSLNNVLQQAADADIPVISYDRLILGTKNVDYYASFDNEKVGKLQAQYIVDKLGLESGKGPFNIELFAGSNDDNNTKYFFNGAMSVLQPYIDSKKLVVKSGQTKLTQVTTLRWDGATAQKRMEDILTSTYGSAKVDAVLSPYDGISIGIIAALKSDGYGSGSKKLPVVTGQDAELASVKSIIAGQQSMTIYKDLRKLAQVATDMVDASLNGKKPEINDTKSYDNGTKVVPAYLLQPVSVDKSNYVKELVDDGYYTADQLK from the coding sequence ATGCGTACTCGTCGAGCCGCACTCACCGCCATAGCCGGCGCCGCCTCCCTCGCCCTCACCCTCAGCGCCTGCGGCCAGAACAGCGAGGGCGGCAGCGAGGAGAAGGGCGGCAGCACCAAGGGCGCGACCATCGGCATCGCGATGCCGACGAAGTCCTCCGAGCGGTGGATCACCGACGGTGCCAACGTCGAGAAGGACCTCAAGGCCAAGGGCTACAAGACCAAGCTGGTCTTCGGCGAGGACGACCCCGACCAGCAGGTCTCCCAGATCGAGAACCTGATCACCCAGGGCGTCAAGGCACTCGTCATCGCCGCCATCGACAACAAGTCCCTGAACAACGTCCTCCAGCAGGCCGCCGACGCCGACATCCCGGTCATCTCCTACGACCGCCTGATCCTCGGCACGAAGAACGTCGACTACTACGCGTCCTTCGACAACGAGAAGGTCGGCAAGCTCCAGGCCCAGTACATCGTCGACAAGCTCGGTCTCGAGAGCGGCAAGGGCCCCTTCAACATCGAGCTGTTCGCCGGCTCCAACGACGACAACAACACCAAGTACTTCTTCAACGGCGCGATGAGCGTGCTCCAGCCGTACATCGACAGCAAGAAGCTCGTCGTCAAGTCCGGCCAGACCAAGCTCACCCAGGTCACCACGCTGCGCTGGGACGGCGCCACCGCCCAGAAGCGCATGGAGGACATCCTCACCTCCACGTACGGCAGCGCCAAGGTCGACGCGGTCCTGTCGCCGTACGACGGCATCTCCATCGGCATCATCGCCGCGCTGAAGTCGGACGGTTACGGCTCGGGCAGCAAGAAGCTCCCGGTGGTCACCGGCCAGGACGCCGAGCTGGCCTCGGTGAAGTCGATCATCGCCGGCCAGCAGTCGATGACGATCTACAAGGACCTGCGCAAGCTGGCCCAGGTCGCCACCGACATGGTGGACGCCTCCCTCAACGGCAAGAAGCCCGAGATCAACGACACCAAGTCCTACGACAACGGCACCAAGGTCGTCCCGGCCTACCTGCTCCAGCCGGTGAGCGTCGACAAGAGCAACTACGTCAAGGAGCTCGTGGACGACGGCTACTACACGGCGGACCAGCTCAAGTAA
- a CDS encoding histidinol-phosphate transaminase, protein MADNVTSLFRSTTAHSPSMAALAREGGDGTGPVDFCIPCNPYFPTPAMMDTMAARLKDIITYYPSSADTITAELCNLLQLPPQAVAMGNGSTELITWIDHLLVRESLAVPVPTFGRWTDQPMETGKRVDMFPLQESSGFALDLAQYAEFIRTRGTRVAVICNPNNPDGGFLHKHALVQFMDAMADLDLIVIDESFLEFADAEQEPSVVQEAMVRPNVIVLRSLGKNFGLHGIRFGYMVANPSLAGRVRSMLPKWNLNAFAEYVVFMLKEHGAEYAQSLHQVRRDRLDMASQLAALPGLTVYPSQGNFLFVRLPVGAEGTVVRDRMLTEHRILVRECGNKIGSSSRFLRLVVRPQVDVRRLVSGLEQVLYGTRRGAAVPELAQGTSYSSGTAAVDRLVGQTNGAGLQDLAAMAVGGGGAGGGVGMPMPVAQPVAVAAAPPMGAAASLGTAGSMGAGMPMPAPMQTPPPMPAPAPMPAPAPPAPAPFAPPGGPTPPGVPARGGLTAAQVRGMTAPAPGAPQELSQAPATGWPNAQSWPNAAGMGQAG, encoded by the coding sequence ATGGCCGACAACGTCACCTCGTTGTTCCGCAGCACGACTGCGCACAGCCCGTCCATGGCGGCGCTGGCGCGCGAAGGCGGCGACGGGACCGGCCCGGTGGACTTCTGTATCCCCTGCAATCCCTACTTCCCCACCCCGGCGATGATGGACACCATGGCCGCGCGGCTGAAGGACATCATCACCTACTACCCCAGCAGCGCCGACACGATCACCGCCGAGCTGTGCAACCTGCTCCAACTCCCGCCGCAGGCCGTGGCGATGGGCAACGGCTCGACCGAGCTGATCACCTGGATCGACCACCTGCTGGTCCGCGAGTCCCTCGCCGTCCCGGTCCCCACCTTCGGCCGCTGGACCGACCAGCCGATGGAGACCGGCAAGCGGGTCGACATGTTCCCGCTCCAGGAGTCCAGCGGATTCGCCCTGGACCTCGCGCAGTACGCCGAGTTCATACGCACCCGGGGGACACGGGTCGCGGTCATCTGCAACCCGAACAACCCCGACGGCGGCTTCCTCCACAAGCACGCGCTGGTGCAGTTCATGGATGCCATGGCCGACCTGGACCTCATCGTCATCGACGAGTCGTTCCTGGAGTTCGCCGACGCCGAGCAGGAGCCGAGCGTCGTCCAGGAGGCGATGGTCCGGCCGAACGTCATCGTGCTGCGCAGCCTCGGCAAGAACTTCGGCCTGCACGGCATCCGCTTCGGCTACATGGTCGCCAACCCCTCGCTGGCCGGCCGGGTCCGCTCCATGCTGCCGAAGTGGAACCTCAACGCCTTCGCCGAGTACGTGGTGTTCATGCTCAAGGAGCACGGCGCCGAGTACGCGCAGAGCCTCCACCAGGTCCGCCGGGACCGCCTCGACATGGCGAGCCAGCTCGCCGCGCTGCCCGGCCTGACCGTCTACCCCTCGCAGGGGAACTTCCTCTTCGTGCGCCTGCCCGTGGGCGCCGAGGGCACCGTGGTCCGGGACCGGATGCTCACCGAGCACCGCATCCTCGTCCGCGAGTGCGGCAACAAGATCGGCTCTTCCAGCCGCTTCCTGCGGCTCGTGGTGCGCCCCCAGGTGGACGTGCGTCGCCTGGTGTCCGGCCTGGAACAGGTGCTCTACGGGACCAGGAGGGGAGCCGCCGTGCCCGAGCTCGCTCAAGGGACCAGCTACAGCTCGGGTACGGCGGCAGTGGACCGGCTGGTCGGTCAGACCAACGGGGCGGGCCTTCAGGACCTCGCCGCGATGGCCGTCGGCGGTGGCGGGGCGGGCGGGGGCGTCGGCATGCCGATGCCGGTCGCCCAGCCGGTGGCGGTGGCCGCGGCGCCTCCCATGGGGGCGGCCGCTTCCCTGGGGACGGCCGGGTCCATGGGGGCGGGGATGCCCATGCCGGCCCCGATGCAGACGCCGCCCCCGATGCCCGCCCCGGCCCCGATGCCCGCTCCGGCCCCTCCGGCTCCGGCGCCCTTCGCGCCGCCCGGCGGGCCGACCCCGCCGGGGGTGCCGGCCCGAGGGGGGCTCACCGCCGCGCAGGTGCGGGGGATGACCGCACCGGCGCCGGGGGCTCCGCAGGAGCTGTCCCAGGCGCCGGCCACCGGGTGGCCCAACGCGCAGAGCTGGCCCAACGCGGCCGGTATGGGGCAGGCCGGCTGA
- the mmsB gene encoding multiple monosaccharide ABC transporter permease, with protein MSTDVTKVPAAAPPGKDGGSSSGGGLLQLMLNGLRRNMRQYGMLIALGLIVALFAVWTDGDLLLPRNVSNLVLQNSYILILAIGMMLVIIAGHIDLSVGSLTAFVGAFAAVLTVQHDVPWPIALVLCLVVGAVAGSIQGYLIAYLGIPSFIVTLAGMLLFRGLTEIFLEGQTLGPFPDGLQKLGNGFLPEVGPETNYHNITLLLGFVLLAFVILQELRERRRSQEFSLEVAPRNLFLLKLVAISAAIIALTMMLASYKGAPIILLVLGVLVVGYGYVMRNAVFGRHIYAIGGNLPAAKLSGVKDKKVTFLVFLNMGVLAALAGLVVAARLNAASPKAGLNFELEAIASSFIGGASMSGGVGTVLGAIIGGLVLGVLNNGMNLLSVGTDWQQVIKGLALLAAVGFDVWNKRKSGS; from the coding sequence ATGAGCACCGATGTGACGAAGGTCCCGGCCGCGGCGCCGCCGGGCAAGGACGGGGGGTCGTCCTCCGGCGGGGGCCTGCTCCAGCTGATGCTGAACGGGCTGCGCCGCAACATGCGGCAGTACGGCATGCTGATCGCGCTCGGTCTGATCGTCGCGCTGTTCGCCGTGTGGACCGACGGAGACCTGCTGCTGCCGCGCAACGTCTCCAACCTGGTGCTCCAGAACAGCTACATCCTGATCCTCGCCATCGGCATGATGCTGGTGATCATCGCGGGGCACATCGACCTGTCGGTCGGTTCACTGACCGCGTTCGTGGGCGCCTTCGCGGCCGTCCTGACCGTGCAGCACGACGTGCCGTGGCCCATCGCCCTGGTGCTGTGCCTGGTGGTGGGTGCCGTCGCGGGCTCGATCCAGGGCTATCTGATCGCGTATCTCGGCATACCGTCGTTCATCGTCACGCTGGCCGGCATGCTGCTCTTCCGCGGTCTGACGGAGATCTTCTTGGAGGGCCAGACCCTCGGCCCCTTCCCGGACGGGCTCCAGAAGCTCGGCAACGGCTTCCTGCCGGAGGTCGGCCCGGAGACCAACTACCACAACATCACACTGCTGCTGGGCTTCGTCCTGCTGGCCTTCGTGATCCTCCAGGAACTTCGTGAGCGGCGGCGCTCGCAGGAGTTCTCCCTGGAAGTGGCGCCGCGCAACCTGTTCCTGCTCAAGCTGGTCGCCATCAGCGCGGCGATCATCGCCCTGACGATGATGCTCGCCAGCTACAAGGGCGCGCCGATCATCCTGCTCGTCCTCGGTGTGCTCGTGGTCGGCTACGGCTACGTCATGCGCAACGCGGTCTTCGGCCGGCACATCTACGCGATCGGCGGCAACCTGCCGGCCGCGAAGCTGTCCGGCGTCAAGGACAAGAAGGTCACCTTCCTTGTCTTCCTGAACATGGGCGTGCTCGCGGCCCTGGCGGGTCTGGTGGTCGCAGCCCGTCTGAACGCGGCCTCCCCGAAGGCGGGTCTGAACTTCGAACTCGAGGCGATCGCCTCGTCGTTCATCGGTGGCGCGTCCATGAGCGGCGGTGTGGGAACCGTCCTCGGCGCGATCATCGGTGGTCTCGTCCTCGGTGTGCTGAACAACGGCATGAACCTCCTCAGTGTCGGCACCGACTGGCAACAGGTCATCAAGGGCCTCGCCCTGCTGGCCGCGGTCGGGTTCGACGTGTGGAACAAGCGCAAGTCCGGTTCGTAA
- a CDS encoding aldose epimerase family protein, whose protein sequence is MELNRRTVIAGAAAAGIAATTLGGTAEASSSRKPTKKLFGTLADGTKVHIWSLANGGTRMKVLSWGGVVQSLEIPDRKGHYANVSAGFDNLEDYVAKTPYFGALIGRYGNRIAKGQFTLDGKSYQLSVNDGDNSLHGGTQGFDKRVWDVEPFTKGSDVGLHLYYTSVDGEMGYPGTLKVKVTYTLTRHGDWRIDYEATTDKATVVNLTSHVYWNLGGEGTGTIEDHELRIAASRYTPTDSGLIPTGELAKVAGTPFDFRKGKLIGRDIRVGHPQLVTAKGFDHNWVLDKGITAKPEHVATLRDRASGRSLRISTVEPGLQFYSGNFLDGTLVGPSGHTYRQGDALCLETQHFPDSPNHPSFPSTVLRPGQTYRTTTIHSFGA, encoded by the coding sequence ATGGAACTGAACAGACGAACGGTCATCGCCGGTGCCGCGGCCGCGGGAATCGCCGCGACGACGCTCGGGGGCACCGCTGAGGCGTCGAGCAGCAGGAAGCCGACCAAGAAGCTCTTCGGCACCCTCGCCGACGGCACGAAGGTCCACATCTGGTCGCTGGCCAACGGCGGCACGCGGATGAAGGTCCTGTCCTGGGGCGGCGTCGTGCAGTCCCTGGAGATCCCCGACCGCAAGGGCCACTACGCCAACGTCTCGGCGGGCTTCGACAACCTCGAGGACTACGTCGCCAAGACCCCGTACTTCGGCGCGCTGATCGGGCGGTACGGCAACCGCATCGCCAAGGGGCAGTTCACCCTGGACGGCAAGAGCTACCAGCTCTCCGTGAACGACGGCGACAACAGCCTGCACGGCGGCACCCAGGGCTTCGACAAGCGGGTGTGGGACGTCGAGCCGTTCACCAAGGGCTCGGACGTCGGCCTGCACCTGTACTACACCTCGGTCGACGGCGAGATGGGCTACCCGGGCACCCTCAAGGTGAAGGTGACGTACACCCTCACCCGGCACGGCGACTGGCGGATCGACTACGAGGCCACCACCGACAAGGCCACCGTGGTCAACCTCACCAGCCACGTGTACTGGAACCTGGGCGGCGAGGGCACCGGCACGATCGAGGACCACGAGCTGCGCATCGCCGCCTCCCGCTACACGCCCACCGACTCGGGCCTCATCCCGACCGGTGAGCTGGCGAAGGTCGCGGGCACCCCCTTCGACTTCCGCAAGGGCAAGCTGATCGGCCGGGACATCCGCGTCGGGCACCCGCAGCTGGTCACCGCCAAGGGCTTCGACCACAACTGGGTGCTCGACAAGGGCATCACGGCCAAGCCCGAGCACGTGGCGACCCTGCGCGACCGGGCGTCCGGCCGCAGCCTGCGGATCTCCACCGTCGAGCCGGGTCTGCAGTTCTACTCGGGCAACTTCCTCGACGGCACCCTGGTCGGCCCCTCCGGTCACACCTACCGCCAGGGCGACGCCCTGTGCCTGGAGACGCAGCACTTCCCGGACTCGCCGAACCACCCGTCGTTCCCCTCGACGGTGCTGCGCCCGGGACAGACGTACCGGACGACGACGATCCACTCGTTCGGCGCCTGA